The genomic interval CCTCGGGGATGTTCTGCTCCACCTTGCCCACCAGGTCGGCGCCCACGTCGGCAGCCTTGGTGTATATACCGCCGCCGATCCTCATAAAGAGGGCGGCCAGACATCCGCCGAAGCCGAAGCCCACCAGCACCTTCATACTCTCTTCACGGAAGATGAGGAACAGGATGCAGGCGCCCAGAAGGCCCAGGCCTACGGTGGCCATACCGGACACGGCGCCGGAGCGGAAGGCTACGTACAGAGCCTTTTTGTAGCTGGTCAGGGCGGCGTTGGCCACGCGGCAGTTGGCCTTGACAGCCATCATCATACCGATGAGGCCCGCGGTGTAGGAGCAGGCTACGCCCAGCACAAAGGCTATGGCTACGCCCACGTACAGGGGTATGGCCACGTTGAAATCGGAATGATTGTACAGCGCGTTGCCCCTATACAGGAACAGCATGCCGATGGCTATGAGCAGCACGAACCAGATCATGGTCTTCGCCTGCTTCATGAGGTAGGCGTTGGCTCCCTCCCGGACGGCGTTGGATACGTTCTGCATACCCACCGAACCCGGGTCCTCCTTGGACAGGGAAGCGAACCAGGAAATGGCAAAGATAATGCCTATGACCGCGCTGATGAACACGATCCAGATAGACGGCACCATCCAGCTGAACTCGTCGAATGCCGGCAGTGTAATGGCTTCGCTGGCAAAAGCGGCTGACGGCAGCAGGCCGGCCATTACGACTCCTGCCAGAAACATAAGTTTTTTTGACAGTGTGCGCATTTGCACCCTCCTTGAAAAATAAAGCAAACAGAGCGCCCCCGCCCCTATCGTGGGGACAGGCATAACACTCATATTAGAGTATACTATATTGCGGCGGGTTTTGCAAGAAGAGCTCCGCAGCCCCGCCGAAAAAATCACCGAAAGTCCTCGTAGCTGTCTCTGAGGGTATATACCCTCAGCCGGGAGAGTATCTCCTCCTCCGTCAGCCCGTCCGGGTCCTTCACCTCAAAGAGCCGCTCCCCGCCGGGCAGCAGCGTCACGAAGTTGGCGTCCGTCCGCAGGTTTGTCCCCGGAACGTGGACGTAGGCCCAGAAAGCCGGCAGGTCCGAAGTGACGGCCAGCCTGCCCTCCCGGAACTCCGCCGTGATGCCGGGCCGCCCGGGCTCAAAGTGCTGAGGCGGGACGAAAAGCACCGTCTGCAGGCTCCCGGCGCCGGCAAGGCCGGCGGTGAAGAAACGGCTGCGGCGGGCGTCCCCCTCCAGCATCTCCCCGAAGTCTTTGTCAAATATGCACCGGGAGGTCATGGGCTCCGCCTCTCCTTCCACTGTCCGGCTCCACAAAAGGCGGCCATCGGTGTCCCACAGACCGAGCTCCGCGGTCCGGACCGCCTTGTCTGCGGTGTCGTTGGTGAGGTGCACCCTGACCCGGGTCCCCTCCTCCTCCGCGCTCAGCAGCACCGGCGCAAAGAACTCCTTCATGTGATACATCAGGGCCTTCCAGCGGCCCCCGTATTCCATGGCGGCGCCGCTGATGACCGGGGCGCAGTCGTTGAGCTGCCACACCAGGGCCCCCATACACCGGCGGTCGTTCATATTCCGGCGCCAGTGCTCCACGCCGCACTTCATGGCCTCGGCATGGACCAGCTGGGAAACGTACACGAAGGCCTCGAAGTCCCGGGGCATGCGGAAATAGGCGCCCACGTAATACATCAGGTCCTGATCGCCGCACAGGTCCTTCTGGAGCACGTGCATGACCCGGGAAAACACCTGCCGGTCCTCCGGCAGGGACACCCGGCGCACCAGCTCCAGAGAGGGCCAGGACTGGAGGCCGAACTCGCTCATAAAGCGGGGATAGAGGGTCCTGTAGAACGCGTAAGGCTTGCGGCCGTGCCACACGTCCCAGTAGTGCATGTCTCCGGAGGTCTCCGAGTTGGGGTCTCCCCCCTCGTCGTCAAAGGGAGAGGCGGGCAGATAGGTCCGGGTGGGGTCCTCCCGGGCGCACAGGTCCTTCAGCAGGTGATAAAACAGCTCCCTGTAGTCCCGGCGGCATTCCTCATTGGTCTCCCGGGTGGGCCAGGAGCCCCCCGCCAAAAACATTTCCAGCTCGTTGTTGCCGCACCACAGGGCCACGCAGGGGTGATGCTGCAGCCGGCGCACGTTGTCCCGGGCTTCGGCGGCGTATTCCTCCCGCAGCTCCTCAGTCATGGGATAGTGGCAGCAGGCATACATGAAGTCCTGCCACACCAGTATGCCCAGCCGGTCGCACAGGTCGTAAAACACGTCCTTTTCGTAGTAGGCGCCGCCCCAGGCCCGCAGGGTGTTCACGTGGCATTCCGCCGCGGAGGACAGGAGCCGGGCGTAGTCCTCCTCCCCCAGGCGGGAGGGGAACTGGTCCGCGGGCACCCAGTCGGCGCCCTTGGCAAAGAGGGGCCGGCCGTTGACCCGCAGGTAAAAGCTGACGCCCCACCGGTCCTTGTCTCTCACCACCTCCACCTGCCTCAGGCCCACGGATATCTCACGGTCAGCCAGCAGCCTGCCTGCCATCTCCGCCCGGACCCTCAGCCTGTAGAGGGGCTGCGGGCCCATGCCCGCCGGATACCACAGCTCGGGAGCAGACAATTCAAAGACTGCCCGGGCCCCGGTCATCTCCTTTTCCTCCAGCAGCTCCCCGCCGGGGGCGAAAAGGGAGGCGGTCAGGGCCGCTCCCGGGGCAAATTCGTCACAGAAGACCCGGGCCTCCAGCCGGCAGCTGCCGTAGTCCGGGGCAAATTCGGTCCGGACGAAGACGTCCCCCAGCCGGACCGCTTCATAGGCCGACAGGCGTATGTCCTGCCAGATGCCCATGGTGGGCAGCTGGGGAGCCCAGTCCCAGCCGGACTGATACACCGCCTTTCTCAGCTGCTCGCTGCCGGGCAGGGAAAAGGACAGATTGGCCCCCCTGTTTTCCCCGGCATGCCGCCGGCAGTATTCGGCGGAGGAAGCGATGTATATCTCTATCTCGTTGGTCCCGGGCCGCAGCAGCTCCGTCACGTCAAAGGCGTAGCGGCGGAACATGTTTTTGGTCTCCGCCACCCGCTGCCCGTTCAGGGTGATGCGGCACAGGGTGTCCAGGCCGTCGCACTCCAGCAGCGCCCGGCCGGCGCGGCAAAAGTCCTCCGGCGCCTCAAAGGAGCGGCTGTAGATATAGTCCTCTCCATAGACCCGGGCGTCCCGGGTGACGTTGTCTCTGTAGAAGGGGTCGCCTATGAGCCCCGCCGCCGTCAGGTCCGTGTGCACGCAGCCGGGCACGGTGGCGGGAGCTTCGGTCCTGCCGTCTGCGGAGCGCAGGCGCCAGGGGCCGGCAAGGGATATGGTCTTCACGGCAGCGTCCTCCGTCTATGACCTGAAGCTGTGGGCCAGGTCGAATATCTTCAGCCGCGCGGCTATGTCCTCAAAGGAGAGCCCGCCGGTCTCCGCCGCTCCGATGCGATAGACCCGGCCCGGCAGCATGGTGAGATAGTTGTCCTCAAATCTCACGGCGCTGTCCGGCGCCTGCAGGCACACGAAAAAGGCGGGCAGGTCCGTCTCCACCGTCAGGCAGTCATCCCAGGCCCGGACGGTAAAGGAGGGCTCCGCCAGCTCCATGTATTTGGCCGGGGCAAAGAACACGGACTTGTCCTTCTCCCCCTTGATGCGGGCGGTAAAGAAGACCCTGTATCTGCCGTCTCCCTCCAGGTATTCCGACATATCCTCCCGGGCGGCCTCCCGGCTGGAAAAGGCGGGAGCTTCGGCAGTGATCTCTTTTTCAAACAGCAGCCCGCCGTCGGCGGACCGGGCGGAGCAGACTATGGTCCGGGTCACGGGCTCCGCCGTGTCGTTGGTGAGGCTCAGGGTCACCGAGGACTCCGTCTCCTCCAGGCTCAGCAGCACCGGGGCAAAGAAATCCCGGGCCATGTAGTGGCAGGCCTTCCAGCGGCCCCCGTATTCCAGGGAGGCCCAGCTGGACACGGGCCAGCAGTCGTTCAGCTGCCAGTAGAGGGCCCCCATGCAGCGGAAGCCGTTCCTGTGGCGGCGCCAGTGCTCCGTGCCGTAGCGCATGGCCTCGCCGTGGAGGAGCTGGCTGATGTAGATGTAGTTCTCAAAATCCCGGGGCAGCTTGTAGTTCTTGCTGATGTAGTAGATGATGGCCTCGTCCCCGGTCTTGTTTTTCTGGTGGCAGTTCATGATGCGGGAAAAGATCACCCTGTCCTCCTCCAGAGTCACCGGCTTCAGGGTCTCCAGAGACGGCAGGGACTGGAAGCCGAACTCGCTCATGAAGCGGGGGAAGTGCTTGCGGTATTCGGTGAAGGGCTTGCGGCCGTGCCACACCTCCCAGTAGTGGGAATCCCCGGAGGCCTCCCCGTTGGGGTCCTCGAATATCCTCTCGGAAAAAGGCGAGGCCGGCACGTAGGTCCGGGAGGGGTCCTCCTCAGCCGTGATGCCCGCCAGCAGCCCGTAGTAGAGCTCCTCGAATTCCTTTTTGGACCTTTCCAGGCAGTCCGGGCCGGGCCAGCCCCCGGACAGCTGCCATTCCAGCTCGTTGTTGCCGCACCACAGGGCTATACAGGGGTGATGCTGCAGCCGGCGCAGGTTGTCCCGGGCCTCGGCGGCGTATTCCTCCCGCAGCTCATCGGTCATGGGATAGTGGGAGCAGGCAAACATAAAGTCGTGCCAGAGGAGCAGGCCCAGCTCGTCGCACAGGTCGTAAAAGACGTCGGCCTCGTAGAGCCCGCCGCCCCAGATGCGCAGGGAGTTCATGTTGGCCTCCGCGGCGCTCCGCAGCACCCGGGCGTAGTCCTCCCGGGTCACCCGCGAGGGAAACTGGTCGCAGGGTATATAGTCGGCGCCCTTGGCAAACACCGGGGCTCCGTTGACTCTGAAATAGAAGGTGCGGCCCCAGGCGTCCCTGTCCTGCACCACCTCCAGCCGGCGGATGCCCACCCGGACCGTCTTTTCGCTCTCCGGCTCCCCGCCGGCTATGGCCTGCGCGGTGACGGAATACAGGGGCTGCTCTCCCAGGCCCGCAGGCTGCCACAGGGCAGGCTGCTCCACGCAAAAGGACACCCGGGTCTCGCCGGGCCCCAGGATGCGGAAGTCCAGAGCAGAGCCCTCGGGGGAGAACAGAGTGACGGAATAGCTGCCCTCGCCGGAGTATTCCTCCGTGAGCAGCTCCAGGTCCAGCAGGGCGTGCCTGTAGTCCGCAGACACAGTCTGAAACACCTTCACGTCCGTGATGCGGCCAAAGGAATAGGCCCCCAGGCCTATGGAGCGCCAGATGCCCATGGTGGGGATCTGAGGGCCCCAGTCCCAGCCGGCCTGACAGTGGCACTTGCGGAGCTGTTCGCTGCCGGGCAGGGAATCCCCGGCGGTGTGGCCGTTGTCCCGGCCCGCATGCTCCTCAAAGTATTTGCCCGGGGAGGCTATGTCTATCCGGAGCTCGTTGTCCCCCGCCCTCACCAGACGCGTCACGTCAAAGGCGTAGCGGCGGAACATATTCTTGGTCTCCGCCACCTGCTGCCCGTTCAGGTATATGCGGCACAGGGTGTCCAGGCCGTCGCATTCCAGCAGCAGGGTCTTGCCCTCGGGCACGGAGTCCAGGGTAAAATGGCGGGACCAGGAAAAGTCGCACATATACACCCATT from Abditibacteriota bacterium carries:
- a CDS encoding glycoside hydrolase family 2 protein, producing MKTISLAGPWRLRSADGRTEAPATVPGCVHTDLTAAGLIGDPFYRDNVTRDARVYGEDYIYSRSFEAPEDFCRAGRALLECDGLDTLCRITLNGQRVAETKNMFRRYAFDVTELLRPGTNEIEIYIASSAEYCRRHAGENRGANLSFSLPGSEQLRKAVYQSGWDWAPQLPTMGIWQDIRLSAYEAVRLGDVFVRTEFAPDYGSCRLEARVFCDEFAPGAALTASLFAPGGELLEEKEMTGARAVFELSAPELWYPAGMGPQPLYRLRVRAEMAGRLLADREISVGLRQVEVVRDKDRWGVSFYLRVNGRPLFAKGADWVPADQFPSRLGEEDYARLLSSAAECHVNTLRAWGGAYYEKDVFYDLCDRLGILVWQDFMYACCHYPMTEELREEYAAEARDNVRRLQHHPCVALWCGNNELEMFLAGGSWPTRETNEECRRDYRELFYHLLKDLCAREDPTRTYLPASPFDDEGGDPNSETSGDMHYWDVWHGRKPYAFYRTLYPRFMSEFGLQSWPSLELVRRVSLPEDRQVFSRVMHVLQKDLCGDQDLMYYVGAYFRMPRDFEAFVYVSQLVHAEAMKCGVEHWRRNMNDRRCMGALVWQLNDCAPVISGAAMEYGGRWKALMYHMKEFFAPVLLSAEEEGTRVRVHLTNDTADKAVRTAELGLWDTDGRLLWSRTVEGEAEPMTSRCIFDKDFGEMLEGDARRSRFFTAGLAGAGSLQTVLFVPPQHFEPGRPGITAEFREGRLAVTSDLPAFWAYVHVPGTNLRTDANFVTLLPGGERLFEVKDPDGLTEEEILSRLRVYTLRDSYEDFR
- a CDS encoding sodium/proton-translocating pyrophosphatase; the protein is MVPSIWIVFISAVIGIIFAISWFASLSKEDPGSVGMQNVSNAVREGANAYLMKQAKTMIWFVLLIAIGMLFLYRGNALYNHSDFNVAIPLYVGVAIAFVLGVACSYTAGLIGMMMAVKANCRVANAALTSYKKALYVAFRSGAVSGMATVGLGLLGACILFLIFREESMKVLVGFGFGGCLAALFMRIGGGIYTKAADVGADLVGKVEQNIPE
- a CDS encoding glycoside hydrolase family 2 protein; this translates as MNNYLSLDGEWTLRSASPLPEGDICIPATVPGCVHTDLMSAGIIDDPFYRDNEYRDKWVYMCDFSWSRHFTLDSVPEGKTLLLECDGLDTLCRIYLNGQQVAETKNMFRRYAFDVTRLVRAGDNELRIDIASPGKYFEEHAGRDNGHTAGDSLPGSEQLRKCHCQAGWDWGPQIPTMGIWRSIGLGAYSFGRITDVKVFQTVSADYRHALLDLELLTEEYSGEGSYSVTLFSPEGSALDFRILGPGETRVSFCVEQPALWQPAGLGEQPLYSVTAQAIAGGEPESEKTVRVGIRRLEVVQDRDAWGRTFYFRVNGAPVFAKGADYIPCDQFPSRVTREDYARVLRSAAEANMNSLRIWGGGLYEADVFYDLCDELGLLLWHDFMFACSHYPMTDELREEYAAEARDNLRRLQHHPCIALWCGNNELEWQLSGGWPGPDCLERSKKEFEELYYGLLAGITAEEDPSRTYVPASPFSERIFEDPNGEASGDSHYWEVWHGRKPFTEYRKHFPRFMSEFGFQSLPSLETLKPVTLEEDRVIFSRIMNCHQKNKTGDEAIIYYISKNYKLPRDFENYIYISQLLHGEAMRYGTEHWRRHRNGFRCMGALYWQLNDCWPVSSWASLEYGGRWKACHYMARDFFAPVLLSLEETESSVTLSLTNDTAEPVTRTIVCSARSADGGLLFEKEITAEAPAFSSREAAREDMSEYLEGDGRYRVFFTARIKGEKDKSVFFAPAKYMELAEPSFTVRAWDDCLTVETDLPAFFVCLQAPDSAVRFEDNYLTMLPGRVYRIGAAETGGLSFEDIAARLKIFDLAHSFRS